A stretch of Henckelia pumila isolate YLH828 chromosome 4, ASM3356847v2, whole genome shotgun sequence DNA encodes these proteins:
- the LOC140866233 gene encoding uncharacterized protein, translating into MRDVREEEEEEEEEEDFNTSTTTCMAGSSNSTTSSSSWSRFKDPRIVRVSRAFGGKDRHSKVCTVRGLRDRRVRLSVPTAIQLYDLQDRLGLNQPSKVVDWLLNVAKHEIDELPPLRFPVDGSGFGQNLHQHNNLAPAFDLEFGSGSHESSKEGRLKIGGSAVNWDDSMKYSKADVFLGKSKDFPGGKSEYHRDGSWPRNHQERQSFNYFENQLGAFVNVSRPNMIINPSSSSSLPVFLDSNNAYNNQVFRWDPNSHLTLSQPSDQARQDLHNISLQMPIMAAGNSHQILVYQSGTSSAMLQESHDHFPCSNSEFVPKQLN; encoded by the coding sequence ATGAGAGACGTAAGggaggaggaggaagaagaagaagaagaagaagatttcAACACAAGTACTACTACTTGTATGGCCGGGTCATCGAATTCGACAACATCATCGTCTTCATGGTCTAGGTTTAAGGATCCCCGGATCGTGCGGGTTTCTAGAGCATTTGGAGGTAAAGATAGACACAGCAAAGTGTGTACCGTGAGAGGATTGCGAGACAGGAGAGTGCGGTTGTCGGTTCCGACAGCGATACAGTTGTATGATCTTCAGGACAGGTTAGGGCTAAACCAACCAAGCAAGGTGGTTGACTGGTTGCTTAATGTTGCCAAACATGAGATCGATGAGTTGCCACCGCTCCGGTTCCCAGTCGACGGAAGCGGCTTTGGCCAAAATCTTCATCAACATAATAATCTTGCACCAGCTTTTGATCTTGAATTTGGATCAGGCTCTCATGAATCTAGCAAAGAAGGCAGATTGAAGATCGGTGGCAGCGCGGTGAATTGGGACGATTCGATGAAATATTCCAAGGCTGATGTTTTCTTGGGGAAATCTAAGGATTTCCCAGGTGGGAAAAGTGAATATCATAGAGATGGGAGTTGGCCAAGAAATCATCAGGAAAGGCAATCATTCAATTACTTCGAAAACCAGCTGGGTGCATTTGTTAATGTTTCTAGACCAAATATGATTATTaatccttcttcttcttcttcgttgCCGGTTTTTCTTGATAGTAATAATGCGTATAATAACCAAGTTTTCAGATGGGATCCTAATTCCCATTTAACTCTATCTCAACCGTCGGATCAAGCACGGCAAGATTTGCACAATATCAGCCTGCAGATGCCAATAATGGCCGCAGGTAATTCTCATCAGATTCTGGTGTATCAATCTGGAACGTCGAGTGCAATGTTACAAGAATCTCATGATCATTTCCCTTGTTCGAATTCAGAATTCGTCCCGAAACAACTGAATTAA